GCTTCAAGTCGCCGCAGGCGCTGGCGCAGGAGTTCGCGCCGCTGCTGCAGGGGCGCGCGCCGCAACAGGTCGCGGCGATGTGCGGCTCCGGCGTCACCGCCTGCCATCACCTGCTGGCGTTGACGCACGCGGGCTTCGACGGCGCCGGGCTGTACACCGGCTCGTG
The sequence above is a segment of the Salifodinibacter halophilus genome. Coding sequences within it:
- a CDS encoding sulfurtransferase, which produces RAGERFRGEVEPLDKVAGHVPGARNRAFALNLEDGRFKSPQALAQEFAPLLQGRAPQQVAAMCGSGVTACHHLLALTHAGFDGAGLYTGS